A stretch of the Bacillus licheniformis DSM 13 = ATCC 14580 genome encodes the following:
- a CDS encoding methionine ABC transporter permease, whose amino-acid sequence MFEKLFPNVDMEQLWEATYETIYMTGISLLFAFIIGVILGMLLYLTSKGNIWQNRVVNGVISAIVNVFRSIPFIILIILLLGFTKFLMNTILGPNAALPALIIASAPFYARLVEIALREVDKGVIEAAKSMGAKTSTIIFKVLLPESMPALISGITVTAIALIGSTAMAGAIGSGGLGNLAYVNGFQMNNPDIILIATIFILAIVFIIQFIGDFITNKLDKR is encoded by the coding sequence ATGTTTGAAAAACTGTTTCCAAACGTAGATATGGAGCAGCTGTGGGAAGCAACGTATGAAACGATATATATGACAGGAATTTCCCTATTGTTTGCTTTTATCATCGGAGTGATTCTCGGCATGCTGCTCTATTTGACTTCAAAAGGCAACATTTGGCAGAACCGAGTCGTTAACGGTGTAATCTCGGCAATCGTCAATGTGTTCAGGTCTATTCCTTTTATCATATTGATTATTTTGCTGCTCGGTTTCACAAAGTTTTTAATGAATACGATTCTGGGGCCGAATGCCGCTCTTCCGGCTTTGATTATCGCATCCGCTCCGTTCTATGCCCGCCTGGTTGAAATTGCTTTGCGCGAGGTCGACAAAGGCGTGATTGAAGCAGCGAAATCGATGGGGGCAAAAACATCGACGATCATATTTAAAGTGCTCCTGCCCGAATCGATGCCGGCGCTGATCTCAGGCATTACGGTTACAGCCATTGCACTGATCGGTTCGACAGCGATGGCCGGAGCAATCGGTTCAGGCGGACTCGGGAACCTTGCCTATGTAAACGGCTTTCAGATGAACAATCCCGATATTATACTGATCGCCACTATTTTCATCTTAGCTATTGTGTTCATCATCCAATTTATCGGGGATTTTATAACAAATAAATTAGACAAACGTTAG
- the metN gene encoding methionine ABC transporter ATP-binding protein MetN: MINLQNVSKIYRSKHGDVNAVQDVTLTIKKGEIFGIIGYSGAGKSSLIRLLNGLEQPTSGTVEVAGRKISEIKGKKLRKARQEISMIFQHFNLLWSRTVRDNIAFPLEIAGVSKAKRLERVAELIKLVGLEGKENAYPSQLSGGQKQRVGIARALANNPKVLLCDEATSALDPQTTDSILGLLSDINERLGLTIVLITHEMHVIRKICHRVAVMENGKVVEEGDVLNVFIKPKEEMTKRFVQQVTEPVETKETLKHFLEETTSGRTIKLTFVGEAAESPLITQIIRKFDVEVNILQGKISQTQDGAYGSLFIHVDGRENEVNDVVDFIKSRQVEAEVITNV; encoded by the coding sequence TTGATAAATCTTCAAAATGTTTCAAAGATTTATCGGTCAAAGCATGGAGATGTCAATGCTGTCCAAGATGTCACCCTTACGATTAAAAAAGGTGAAATCTTCGGAATTATTGGATATAGCGGAGCCGGAAAAAGCTCCTTGATCCGTCTCTTGAACGGACTTGAACAGCCGACTTCAGGCACGGTTGAAGTAGCCGGCAGAAAAATCAGCGAGATCAAAGGGAAGAAGCTGAGGAAAGCAAGGCAGGAAATCAGCATGATTTTCCAGCATTTCAACCTGTTATGGTCGAGAACGGTGCGCGACAATATTGCGTTTCCGCTGGAGATCGCCGGTGTCAGCAAAGCAAAACGTCTGGAAAGAGTCGCTGAACTGATTAAGCTTGTCGGTCTTGAAGGCAAGGAAAACGCCTACCCTTCACAGCTGAGCGGAGGCCAAAAGCAGCGCGTCGGCATCGCACGGGCGCTCGCAAACAATCCGAAAGTTCTGTTATGCGATGAAGCGACATCAGCGCTTGATCCGCAGACGACTGATTCGATTCTGGGTCTTCTGTCCGATATCAATGAAAGGCTCGGACTGACCATTGTCCTGATCACTCATGAAATGCATGTCATCAGGAAAATCTGCCACAGAGTGGCCGTCATGGAAAACGGAAAGGTCGTAGAAGAAGGCGATGTACTGAACGTCTTCATCAAGCCGAAGGAAGAAATGACAAAGCGCTTTGTTCAGCAGGTAACAGAACCGGTGGAAACAAAGGAAACGCTGAAGCATTTCCTCGAAGAAACGACATCCGGGCGGACGATCAAGCTCACTTTCGTCGGCGAAGCGGCCGAATCGCCGCTGATCACGCAGATCATTCGGAAGTTCGATGTTGAAGTCAACATCCTTCAAGGCAAAATCTCGCAGACTCAGGACGGTGCATACGGTTCATTGTTCATACATGTCGACGGACGTGAAAACGAGGTCAATGACGTGGTCGATTTCATCAAGAGCCGCCAGGTAGAAGCAGAGGTGATCACGAATGTTTGA
- a CDS encoding SCP2 sterol-binding domain-containing protein, giving the protein MEKMGLIEREGKALFLKPLLSTTALLITFQGEKEAFTLAINEKGEMEKYSPVEKAHLTFFGEQSEIIDLLHGDISLQHLVQRGTVKVKGSFRALLKLEAILWLTDGFFKNSDLYS; this is encoded by the coding sequence TTGGAGAAAATGGGATTGATAGAAAGAGAGGGCAAGGCTCTTTTTTTAAAACCTCTATTATCTACAACGGCTTTGCTGATTACGTTTCAAGGAGAGAAAGAAGCTTTTACGTTAGCAATCAACGAAAAAGGGGAAATGGAAAAATATTCTCCTGTAGAAAAAGCTCATTTGACCTTTTTTGGAGAGCAAAGCGAGATTATTGACCTTCTTCATGGCGACATTTCATTGCAGCATCTCGTACAGCGCGGCACTGTTAAAGTAAAAGGCTCTTTTAGAGCTTTATTGAAGCTTGAAGCGATTTTATGGCTGACGGACGGCTTCTTTAAAAACAGCGATCTTTATTCATAG
- a CDS encoding thioredoxin family protein, with protein MQELQEKELKRLEHETCLLYVYTPFCGTCQLAGRMLEVVDEMMKDIPFYKNNLNYSPSFAKQQEIESVPCFILYKKGRVVKKEYAFHSVSYLYDTIKQNLVD; from the coding sequence ATGCAAGAACTTCAAGAAAAAGAGCTAAAACGGCTAGAGCATGAAACTTGTCTTCTATATGTATACACGCCGTTCTGCGGAACGTGTCAGCTGGCCGGAAGAATGCTGGAGGTCGTTGATGAAATGATGAAGGACATTCCTTTTTATAAAAACAATCTCAATTACTCCCCGTCATTTGCCAAACAGCAGGAAATTGAAAGCGTCCCGTGTTTTATCCTTTACAAAAAAGGGCGAGTCGTCAAAAAAGAATACGCTTTTCACTCCGTTTCCTACTTATATGATACGATTAAACAAAATCTTGTGGATTAA
- a CDS encoding toprim domain-containing protein, with product MPENEKVMIVEGKSDKQKVKHVIEEPVDIICTNGTISQAKLDEFAETLFDKDVYILVDADESGEKLRRQLKRELPQASHLYIDRVYKEVASAPSQHVAEVLFRSNIRVHTKYLL from the coding sequence ATGCCGGAAAATGAAAAAGTCATGATCGTCGAAGGGAAATCAGATAAGCAAAAAGTGAAGCATGTCATCGAAGAGCCCGTGGACATCATATGCACAAACGGAACGATCAGCCAGGCAAAACTCGATGAATTCGCTGAGACGCTGTTCGATAAAGACGTTTATATCCTGGTGGATGCCGATGAATCAGGCGAAAAGCTCCGCCGGCAGCTGAAGAGGGAGCTTCCCCAAGCTTCGCATCTATACATTGATAGAGTATACAAAGAAGTCGCTTCCGCCCCGAGTCAGCATGTTGCAGAAGTATTATTTCGTTCAAACATCCGGGTACATACAAAATATCTATTATAA
- a CDS encoding YusG family protein yields MTLKKERIDITEHVESRLKNGGTQLYHENELIGRMTGKDQYELKSGYSFQDEKFYKMADTVSGPDAKYVDCDDHQGWC; encoded by the coding sequence TTGACGCTGAAAAAAGAACGTATTGATATTACAGAACATGTGGAAAGCCGATTAAAAAACGGCGGAACGCAGCTGTATCATGAAAATGAGCTGATCGGCCGAATGACCGGCAAGGATCAATACGAGTTGAAATCTGGATATTCATTCCAAGATGAAAAGTTTTACAAAATGGCGGATACCGTAAGCGGACCGGATGCTAAATATGTAGACTGTGATGACCACCAAGGCTGGTGTTAA
- the gcvH gene encoding glycine cleavage system protein GcvH, whose translation MSTPKELRYSEEHEWVKTEGDKVRIGITDFAQSELGDIVFVELPEVGDEIKADEPFGSVESVKTVSELYAPINGKVVEVNEDLEDSPEFVNESPYEKAWMIVVEPSDASEIENLMTAGQYEDMIKED comes from the coding sequence ATGAGCACACCGAAAGAGTTGCGTTATTCAGAAGAACACGAATGGGTGAAAACCGAAGGAGATAAAGTCAGAATCGGCATTACAGACTTTGCACAATCTGAGCTTGGAGACATCGTATTTGTCGAGCTTCCTGAAGTGGGAGACGAAATCAAAGCGGACGAGCCTTTTGGCAGCGTTGAATCCGTAAAGACCGTTTCTGAGCTGTATGCCCCGATCAACGGAAAAGTGGTCGAAGTGAACGAAGATCTGGAAGACAGCCCTGAATTCGTCAACGAGTCTCCGTATGAAAAGGCTTGGATGATTGTCGTCGAGCCGTCAGACGCTTCTGAAATCGAAAACCTGATGACAGCCGGGCAATATGAGGACATGATAAAAGAAGACTAA
- a CDS encoding arsenate reductase family protein, whose product MALDFYWYPKCGTCRKAKKWLEDHGKEINGIHIAEQPPSKEKLKELYEKSGLELKKFFNTSGQKYRELGLKDKLQSMSEDEQLELLASDGMLIKRPITTDGSKVTVGFKEDQFKTYWL is encoded by the coding sequence ATGGCTTTGGATTTTTACTGGTATCCGAAATGCGGGACATGCCGCAAAGCGAAAAAATGGCTCGAAGACCACGGAAAAGAAATCAATGGGATACATATCGCAGAACAGCCGCCGAGCAAGGAAAAACTGAAAGAGCTCTACGAGAAAAGCGGGCTTGAATTGAAGAAGTTTTTCAACACGAGCGGCCAAAAATACCGCGAACTCGGCCTGAAAGACAAGCTGCAAAGCATGTCTGAAGATGAGCAGCTGGAACTGCTTGCATCAGACGGTATGCTGATCAAACGCCCAATTACGACAGACGGCAGTAAAGTAACGGTCGGTTTTAAAGAAGATCAGTTTAAGACATACTGGTTATAA
- a CDS encoding acyl-CoA dehydrogenase family protein, producing MEQTKDHMKKGGAFLIEEVTADQMFTPEDFTDEHKMIAKTTEDYILGDVLPYIDEIEEHNFDHSVRLLKKAGELGLLGADVPEEYGGLGLDKISSALITEKFSRAGSFSLSYGAHVGIGTLPIVFFGTEEQKKKYLPSLATGEKFAAYALTEPGSGSDALGAKTTAVLNEAGTHYILNGEKQWITNSAFADIFIVYAKIDGEHFSAFIVEKDYSGVSTGPEEKKMGIKGSSTRTLILDQVQVPKENLLGEPGKGHVIAFNILNIGRYKLAVGTIGASKRVIELSASYANQRQQFKTPISKFSLIGEKIANMSVKLYAMESSVYRTVGLFEDKMGTLSEEEQKDGRQVAKSIAEYAIECSLNKVFGSETLDYIVDEGVQIHGGYGFMQEYEVERAYRDSRINRIFEGTNEINRLIVPGTYMKKAMKGELPLFEKAKALQEELMMLMPEEPGDGVLEQEKYLLRNAKKTALMIAGLAAQKYGKALDQEQEILVNIADIVSQIYAMEAAILRTEKAIRATGEDKNAQKILYTQIFAQEAFQEIESHAKESLIAMESGDSLRMMLSALRKLTRFTPVNVIEKKRQAAKGVFEAEKYIV from the coding sequence ATGGAACAAACAAAAGATCATATGAAAAAAGGCGGCGCCTTTCTGATCGAAGAGGTAACGGCTGATCAGATGTTCACACCGGAAGATTTCACAGATGAACATAAAATGATCGCCAAAACGACTGAGGATTATATTCTCGGAGATGTGCTACCGTACATCGACGAAATTGAAGAGCACAATTTCGATCATTCTGTCAGGCTTCTGAAAAAAGCCGGCGAACTCGGGCTTCTCGGAGCTGACGTTCCTGAGGAGTATGGCGGACTCGGACTTGATAAAATCAGCTCGGCGTTAATCACCGAAAAATTTTCAAGAGCGGGGAGCTTTTCGTTATCGTACGGGGCGCACGTAGGGATCGGCACGCTTCCGATCGTATTTTTCGGAACCGAGGAGCAAAAGAAAAAGTATCTGCCGTCCCTTGCAACGGGGGAAAAGTTTGCAGCCTATGCTTTAACAGAGCCGGGCTCCGGGTCTGATGCATTAGGGGCAAAAACAACGGCCGTTTTGAATGAGGCGGGAACCCACTATATATTAAACGGCGAAAAGCAATGGATTACAAACTCAGCCTTTGCTGATATTTTCATCGTCTATGCGAAAATAGACGGCGAACATTTCTCGGCCTTCATTGTGGAAAAAGACTACTCAGGCGTCTCCACAGGGCCTGAAGAGAAAAAAATGGGCATCAAAGGCTCTTCGACCCGCACGCTCATCTTAGACCAGGTTCAAGTTCCAAAAGAAAACCTATTAGGTGAACCGGGAAAAGGGCATGTCATCGCCTTCAATATTTTAAATATCGGACGCTATAAGCTCGCTGTCGGGACAATCGGCGCTTCGAAACGGGTCATCGAGCTGTCCGCTTCATACGCCAATCAGCGCCAGCAGTTTAAGACACCGATTTCAAAGTTCAGCTTAATTGGGGAAAAAATCGCCAACATGTCAGTCAAACTTTATGCGATGGAAAGCTCTGTTTATCGTACGGTCGGGCTGTTTGAAGACAAAATGGGCACCTTGAGCGAAGAAGAGCAAAAAGACGGGCGCCAGGTTGCGAAATCGATCGCAGAATATGCAATCGAATGCTCCCTTAACAAAGTATTCGGATCTGAAACGCTTGATTATATCGTTGATGAAGGCGTTCAAATCCACGGCGGTTACGGATTCATGCAGGAATACGAAGTGGAGCGGGCTTACCGCGATTCACGGATTAACCGGATTTTTGAAGGCACAAACGAAATCAACCGGCTCATCGTCCCGGGCACCTACATGAAAAAAGCGATGAAAGGCGAGCTTCCTCTGTTTGAGAAAGCAAAGGCTCTTCAGGAAGAACTGATGATGCTCATGCCTGAAGAACCAGGTGACGGCGTTCTCGAACAGGAAAAGTATCTGCTGAGAAACGCCAAAAAGACCGCGCTCATGATCGCGGGACTCGCCGCGCAAAAATACGGAAAAGCGCTCGACCAGGAGCAGGAAATCCTCGTCAACATCGCCGACATTGTCAGCCAGATCTACGCAATGGAAGCAGCTATTTTACGTACTGAAAAAGCCATCCGGGCAACCGGCGAAGACAAAAACGCACAGAAAATTCTTTATACGCAAATTTTTGCGCAGGAAGCCTTTCAGGAAATTGAAAGCCATGCCAAAGAATCGCTCATTGCGATGGAATCAGGCGATTCGCTGCGCATGATGCTGTCCGCGCTGCGCAAATTGACGCGCTTTACGCCTGTCAACGTGATTGAGAAAAAGCGCCAGGCAGCCAAGGGAGTCTTTGAAGCTGAGAAATATATCGTTTAA
- a CDS encoding acetyl-CoA C-acetyltransferase encodes MKEAVIVSGARTPIGKAKKGSLRTVRPDDLGAYAVRETLKRAGGYEGNIDDLIIGCATPEAEQGLNMARNIGALAGLPHTVPAVTINRYCSSGLQSIAYGAEKIMLGAADTIIAGGAESMSIVPMMGHIVRPNAALAETAPEYYMGMGHTAEQVAVKYGVSREDQDAFAVNSHQKAAKAIAEGKFEDEIVPVDVTVREVDEHHNLKERTFTFSADEGVRPGTTKDVLSTLKPAFSANGSVTAGNSSQTSDGAAAVMIMDREKADALGLKPLAKFRSFAVGGVPPEVMGIGPVEAVPRALKMAGLELSDIGLFELNEAFASQAIQVIRSLGIDEEKVNVNGGAIALGHPLGCTGTKLTLTLIHEMRRRSEQFGIVTMCIGGGMGAAGVFELV; translated from the coding sequence ATGAAAGAGGCAGTTATTGTATCGGGGGCGAGAACCCCGATCGGAAAAGCAAAAAAAGGCTCATTGAGGACTGTCCGTCCCGATGATTTAGGCGCATATGCGGTGAGAGAGACGCTGAAAAGAGCGGGCGGTTATGAAGGGAATATCGATGATTTGATCATCGGCTGCGCTACGCCGGAAGCCGAACAAGGCTTGAATATGGCGCGCAATATCGGCGCGCTTGCCGGTCTGCCGCACACAGTTCCGGCCGTTACGATCAACAGATATTGTTCATCAGGACTTCAATCAATCGCTTACGGGGCCGAAAAAATCATGCTTGGAGCTGCTGACACGATCATTGCAGGCGGCGCCGAATCGATGAGCATCGTGCCGATGATGGGTCATATCGTCAGACCGAACGCGGCTCTGGCGGAAACGGCTCCTGAATATTATATGGGAATGGGCCATACGGCTGAACAGGTTGCCGTCAAATACGGCGTTTCCAGGGAGGACCAAGATGCATTTGCCGTCAACAGCCATCAAAAAGCAGCCAAGGCGATCGCGGAAGGAAAGTTCGAAGATGAAATCGTCCCGGTGGACGTCACCGTCAGAGAAGTGGATGAACATCATAACCTGAAGGAGCGGACGTTTACTTTCTCTGCCGATGAAGGTGTACGCCCGGGGACAACCAAAGACGTTCTGTCAACGTTGAAACCGGCGTTTTCGGCAAACGGCTCGGTTACGGCAGGGAATTCCTCGCAGACGAGCGACGGGGCTGCCGCAGTGATGATCATGGACAGAGAAAAAGCGGACGCACTCGGGTTAAAGCCCCTCGCAAAATTTCGTTCGTTCGCAGTCGGCGGCGTTCCGCCGGAAGTGATGGGCATCGGCCCTGTGGAAGCAGTCCCAAGGGCGCTGAAGATGGCGGGACTTGAGCTGTCGGATATCGGTTTATTCGAATTAAATGAGGCGTTTGCATCGCAAGCGATCCAGGTCATCAGGTCGCTTGGCATTGATGAAGAAAAAGTCAATGTCAACGGCGGAGCGATTGCGCTCGGACATCCGCTCGGCTGCACGGGTACAAAGCTGACGCTGACATTGATCCACGAAATGCGCCGGAGAAGCGAGCAATTCGGCATTGTGACGATGTGTATCGGCGGAGGCATGGGAGCAGCAGGGGTATTCGAATTAGTTTAA